One Deinococcus humi genomic window carries:
- the recQ gene encoding DNA helicase RecQ translates to MSLAASQSLHSPADTDARALEVLSRVWGYGAFRDVQADIVRTVVEGDNALVLMPTGGGKSLCYQVPSLLRPGTGIVVSPLIALMKDQVDALRQLGVRAAFLNSTLPPEGVREVEAALLGGALDLLYVAPERLLLGRTLELLARSPVALFAIDEAHCVSQWGHDFRPEYGQLGVLPARFPDIPRVALTATADDRTRADILRVLELRGAAQFISSFDRPNIQYRVANKEGPKTQLLDFIHAEHRGDAGIVYCLSRKSVEQTAQWLVTQGIDAVPYHAGLSPRERNHAQERFLNDEGVVVVATVAFGMGIDKPNVRFVAHLDLPKSMEGYYQETGRAGRDGLPSTAWMVYGLADVVNVKRMLSQSDAPEEVKRVEAAKLDALLTYCEASGCRRNLLLAYFGEQRDEPCGNCDICLNPPRVRDATREAQMALSAAIRTGNRFGAAHLTDVLLGEPTEKVVGMGHHLLPTFGVGKGHDEKMWRGLIRQLVSLGHLAAGEHHGLSATGKSRALLKGEITLTLREDSLLPREHVRKRDRDASRSGRAPVDAQDTPLFEALRAWRLQLARQKAVPPYAIFSDATLKAICELRPSSGATLGTVSGVGQRKLAEYGEDVLEIVREHSSGERGAPRPALPAERGARENSAVLGLLRGGREGTASVREPARPVWAEPPRPVPAADPNEGVAHPEIAEALRELRRELCRETGHSAFVIFPNATLEALALACPRSLDELQGLPGMGPKRIENYGERIVDAVRAALGD, encoded by the coding sequence ATGTCCCTTGCCGCGTCCCAATCCCTTCATTCTCCCGCCGATACCGACGCCCGCGCTCTGGAAGTCCTCAGCCGCGTCTGGGGGTACGGGGCGTTCCGGGACGTGCAGGCCGACATCGTGCGGACGGTGGTGGAAGGAGACAATGCGCTAGTCCTGATGCCCACGGGGGGCGGCAAGAGCCTGTGCTATCAGGTGCCCAGCCTGCTGCGCCCCGGCACCGGCATCGTGGTCTCGCCGCTGATCGCGCTGATGAAGGATCAGGTGGACGCGCTGCGGCAACTGGGCGTGCGGGCCGCCTTTCTGAATTCCACCCTGCCGCCCGAGGGCGTGCGCGAGGTGGAGGCGGCGCTGCTGGGCGGGGCACTCGATCTGTTGTACGTCGCTCCCGAACGTCTTTTGCTGGGCCGCACGCTGGAGCTGCTGGCACGCTCCCCGGTGGCCCTGTTCGCCATTGACGAGGCGCACTGTGTCTCGCAGTGGGGCCACGATTTCAGGCCGGAGTACGGGCAGCTGGGCGTGCTGCCCGCGCGTTTCCCCGATATTCCCCGCGTGGCCCTGACCGCCACCGCCGATGACCGCACACGCGCCGACATCCTGCGGGTGCTGGAGCTGCGCGGCGCGGCGCAGTTCATTTCGAGCTTCGACCGCCCCAACATTCAGTACCGGGTGGCGAACAAGGAGGGGCCCAAGACCCAGCTGCTGGACTTTATCCACGCCGAACACCGGGGAGACGCAGGCATCGTGTACTGCCTGTCGCGCAAATCGGTGGAGCAGACCGCGCAGTGGCTCGTGACTCAGGGCATCGACGCCGTGCCGTACCATGCGGGTCTCTCGCCACGTGAGCGCAACCACGCCCAGGAACGCTTCCTGAATGACGAGGGCGTGGTGGTGGTGGCGACGGTGGCCTTCGGCATGGGCATCGACAAGCCCAATGTGCGCTTCGTGGCGCACTTGGACCTGCCCAAGAGCATGGAGGGCTACTACCAGGAAACGGGCCGCGCCGGGCGCGACGGCCTGCCCAGCACCGCCTGGATGGTCTACGGTCTGGCCGATGTGGTGAACGTGAAGCGCATGCTCTCGCAGAGCGACGCCCCAGAGGAGGTCAAGCGTGTGGAGGCCGCCAAGCTCGATGCCCTGTTGACGTACTGCGAGGCAAGTGGCTGCCGCCGCAACCTGTTGCTGGCCTACTTCGGCGAGCAGCGCGACGAGCCCTGCGGCAACTGCGACATCTGCTTGAATCCGCCCCGCGTGCGTGACGCCACCCGCGAGGCGCAGATGGCCCTGTCGGCGGCCATTCGAACCGGCAACCGCTTCGGCGCCGCCCACCTGACCGACGTGCTGCTGGGCGAGCCCACCGAGAAAGTGGTGGGCATGGGACACCACCTGTTGCCCACTTTCGGCGTCGGGAAGGGGCACGACGAGAAGATGTGGCGTGGGCTGATCCGCCAGCTGGTCAGTCTGGGCCACCTGGCGGCGGGCGAACACCATGGCCTGAGCGCCACCGGCAAATCCCGTGCCCTACTGAAGGGCGAGATAACCCTGACGCTGCGCGAGGACAGCCTGCTGCCCCGCGAACACGTGCGCAAGCGTGACCGCGACGCGTCCAGAAGCGGCCGTGCCCCGGTGGACGCGCAGGACACGCCACTGTTTGAGGCTCTGCGGGCGTGGCGGCTCCAGCTGGCCCGTCAGAAGGCGGTGCCGCCCTACGCCATCTTCAGCGACGCCACCCTGAAGGCCATCTGCGAATTGCGCCCCAGCAGCGGTGCCACCCTGGGAACGGTAAGCGGCGTGGGTCAGCGCAAACTGGCCGAATACGGCGAGGACGTGTTGGAGATTGTGCGTGAACACTCCAGCGGGGAAAGGGGAGCGCCTCGGCCTGCGCTGCCGGCTGAACGCGGGGCTCGGGAGAACAGCGCCGTGCTGGGCCTGCTGCGTGGTGGGAGAGAGGGAACGGCGTCTGTGCGGGAGCCTGCCCGCCCTGTCTGGGCTGAGCCGCCCCGCCCCGTTCCGGCAGCTGACCCGAATGAGGGTGTAGCCCATCCGGAAATCGCCGAGGC
- a CDS encoding MMPL family transporter, whose product MHFLARLASRHPWAVLAVWVIAAALSLPLAARAPAALNADPAGGLSHSGANTVSGLLRERFGERDTNTAILVTRSLPPLTTPQGQKIYRAFVDGLETVAGVSRVVPATPGGPVPTQATDGVLALTVAQIPLQEGGTEALSRVRDYVRGVQSEALTIRVTGGQAIADDFTEFAETDTKRSEFTALPLIAGLLLLVFGALVATGLPLAVGVLSISVAMAALYGLTFLMPVSTFAQSVITMLGLGAGIDYALLMVNRFREELRHGTDPRAAAARTVMTAGRSVAFSGSTVGIAMAGLILPPVAFVRSIGIGGVLAVILTVLASLTALPALLALLGERVNSPRLLKVTWAQSGAASVAWTAFARRVTARPVLGVVLSTAFLLTLTVPALGLKTGYAGAWGLVPGVPSRDALGDVRELGAGGLLSQFEVILDLQGQRYTPADRNRFQGTVNELRALPGVKAVISPFLTPADLAAVGSGGLEALSVLTRRSFSADRKLLRLTVVPDDTLRAQDIAAFEARVRATLDASGYAYLLGGAPVGGEEFSRAIIGTLPGVIAVVFTGTFLLLMVAFRSLLIPLKSIVMNALTVGAAVGVVTLVVQGGFLAAPLGIPADVGVLDASLPVLLFAVMFGLSMDYEIFLLSRVQEEVLRGARNDEAVVLAVGHTARIITSAAVIMFIVFVAFMFGRVVATKSIGLGLAVAVALDATLVRLVLVPAFLKLAGKWNWWLPGWLDKRLPHIRLEH is encoded by the coding sequence GTGCACTTCCTGGCCCGCCTCGCGTCCCGACACCCCTGGGCGGTGCTGGCGGTCTGGGTGATTGCCGCCGCCCTGAGCCTGCCCCTGGCCGCCCGCGCCCCAGCCGCCCTGAACGCCGATCCGGCCGGGGGATTATCCCATTCGGGGGCCAACACGGTCAGCGGGCTGCTGCGCGAACGCTTTGGTGAGCGCGACACCAACACCGCCATTCTGGTCACGCGCAGCCTTCCGCCGCTCACCACGCCCCAGGGACAGAAGATCTACCGGGCGTTCGTGGACGGTCTGGAAACGGTAGCGGGCGTCTCGCGCGTCGTGCCCGCCACCCCCGGCGGCCCTGTGCCCACGCAGGCGACAGACGGCGTGCTGGCCCTGACGGTGGCCCAGATTCCTTTACAGGAGGGCGGCACCGAGGCGCTGTCCAGGGTGCGTGATTACGTGCGCGGCGTCCAGAGCGAGGCGCTGACCATTCGCGTGACCGGCGGGCAGGCGATTGCCGACGACTTCACCGAATTTGCCGAGACCGACACCAAACGCAGTGAGTTCACGGCGCTGCCGCTGATCGCCGGACTGCTGCTGCTGGTCTTTGGAGCACTGGTGGCCACGGGCCTGCCGCTGGCGGTGGGGGTGCTGAGTATTTCCGTGGCGATGGCCGCCCTGTACGGCCTGACGTTCCTGATGCCGGTCAGCACCTTCGCCCAGAGCGTGATCACCATGCTGGGGCTGGGCGCGGGCATCGACTACGCCCTGTTGATGGTGAACCGTTTCCGCGAGGAGCTGAGGCACGGAACGGATCCCCGCGCCGCCGCCGCCCGCACCGTGATGACGGCGGGGCGCAGCGTGGCCTTCAGCGGCTCCACGGTGGGCATTGCAATGGCGGGCCTGATCCTGCCTCCGGTGGCCTTTGTTCGCAGCATCGGCATCGGTGGTGTGCTGGCCGTCATTCTGACCGTCTTGGCGAGCCTGACGGCGCTGCCCGCGCTGCTGGCCCTGCTGGGTGAGCGGGTCAACAGCCCACGTCTGCTGAAAGTGACCTGGGCGCAGAGTGGCGCGGCGTCGGTGGCCTGGACTGCCTTCGCGCGGCGCGTCACCGCCCGCCCCGTGCTGGGGGTTGTGCTGTCCACTGCCTTTTTGCTGACGCTGACCGTGCCTGCCCTGGGCCTCAAGACCGGCTACGCGGGCGCGTGGGGCCTGGTTCCCGGTGTGCCCAGCCGCGACGCCCTGGGTGACGTGCGAGAGCTGGGCGCGGGTGGACTTCTCAGCCAGTTCGAGGTCATCCTGGACCTGCAGGGGCAGCGCTACACCCCGGCAGACCGCAACCGTTTTCAGGGGACGGTCAACGAGCTGCGCGCCCTGCCCGGTGTGAAGGCAGTGATCAGTCCCTTCCTGACCCCCGCTGATCTGGCCGCAGTGGGCAGTGGAGGGCTGGAGGCCCTGAGCGTCCTGACCCGCCGTTCCTTCAGCGCGGACCGCAAGCTGCTGCGCTTGACGGTGGTGCCAGACGATACCCTGCGCGCCCAGGACATTGCCGCGTTCGAGGCCCGTGTGCGCGCCACGCTGGACGCCAGCGGCTACGCGTACCTGCTGGGTGGCGCCCCGGTGGGCGGCGAGGAATTCAGCCGCGCGATCATCGGCACGCTGCCGGGGGTCATCGCCGTGGTCTTCACCGGAACCTTCCTCCTCCTGATGGTGGCCTTCCGCAGCCTGCTGATCCCCCTCAAAAGCATCGTCATGAACGCCCTGACCGTGGGCGCGGCGGTGGGCGTGGTCACGCTGGTCGTGCAGGGCGGCTTCCTGGCCGCGCCGCTGGGCATTCCCGCTGACGTAGGTGTGCTGGACGCCTCGCTGCCGGTGCTGCTGTTCGCCGTGATGTTCGGCCTGAGCATGGATTATGAGATCTTCCTGCTCTCGCGCGTGCAAGAGGAGGTGCTGCGCGGGGCCAGGAACGACGAGGCCGTGGTGCTGGCAGTGGGCCACACCGCGCGCATCATCACCAGCGCCGCCGTGATCATGTTCATCGTGTTCGTGGCCTTTATGTTCGGGCGCGTGGTCGCCACCAAGAGCATCGGCCTGGGTCTGGCGGTGGCGGTGGCGCTGGACGCCACGCTGGTACGTCTGGTGCTGGTGCCCGCCTTTCTGAAGCTGGCCGGAAAGTGGAACTGGTGGCTGCCGGGCTGGCTGGACAAACGCCTGCCGCATATCCGGCTGGAGCATTGA
- a CDS encoding TetR/AcrR family transcriptional regulator: protein MKVDRQEQDEARRERIARAAFELFARSGLEATSVQDIAQAAFVSRTNLYRYFPSKIHMLLAHFNKDVQASRDDALERLHAGANPQQVWEKVMARMADLGVRYRHLVGAVAQAVLGASPLGEPEQGNTGARTKNPLSFPTRLSPADGLGTALTLGALVEPVLLAMQAQGRLRPEVNVAGLSALLVDACLLALMHGGHRDQREVLRDWQDRFSLLMSGALAPGVVVEGQRD, encoded by the coding sequence ATGAAGGTGGATCGGCAGGAGCAGGACGAGGCCCGGCGCGAACGCATTGCCCGAGCCGCTTTCGAGCTGTTCGCCCGCAGCGGCCTGGAAGCCACCAGCGTCCAGGACATCGCCCAAGCGGCCTTTGTGAGCCGCACCAACCTGTACCGCTATTTCCCCAGCAAGATTCACATGCTGTTGGCCCACTTCAATAAGGATGTGCAGGCCAGTCGCGACGACGCCCTGGAGCGCCTGCACGCCGGGGCCAACCCGCAGCAGGTCTGGGAAAAGGTCATGGCCCGCATGGCCGATCTGGGCGTGCGCTACCGCCACCTGGTCGGCGCGGTGGCGCAGGCGGTGCTGGGCGCGTCTCCCCTGGGTGAGCCGGAGCAGGGCAACACGGGCGCCCGGACGAAGAACCCGCTGTCATTTCCAACCCGCCTGTCCCCCGCCGATGGCCTGGGGACGGCGCTGACCCTGGGTGCCCTGGTGGAACCCGTGCTCCTGGCCATGCAGGCCCAGGGGCGACTGCGCCCGGAAGTCAACGTCGCCGGCCTGAGCGCCCTACTGGTGGACGCCTGCCTGCTGGCCCTGATGCACGGCGGGCACCGCGATCAGCGCGAGGTGCTGCGCGACTGGCAGGACCGCTTCAGCCTGCTGATGTCCGGGGCACTGGCGCCCGGCGTGGTGGTAGAAGGCCAGCGGGACTGA
- a CDS encoding low temperature requirement protein A, with the protein MTHGQPDELHIEQTGDQDAGTPDGQESVYQEQKVSWLELFFDLIFVVAFDQLAKRLGQSPEAAAVLHFCLLFVAVWWAWAGNATFAARYGNETRVYRWGTLAQLVSLAMIALTLRGDLSDTGAAFALAYGASRIIQAGMYAAVARRGPGGIDFAGRMTLSFGLVAALWLVSALLQSGSGTQIGLWCAALVLDVLTPVVIRHHSHDALPHEGHLPERVGLLQIIALGAIVTEIVAGSRQQDLDANNLIPALAAIVTSVALWRLYFDQARSLPLLGARVDHRVGVMLAWLYGHLPFTLAVVVLGVGLGHGLSAAGTAKAAGDQRMVGASLALALLTLAFLRWNSLRVTGQFFPDRSVPALLLGTGLAAGLLLIDLDTRGVHLAVAGLTVLVALISATDPVTQRMGRLEERVLEQLEEGNQPDSVEDALDQLPDPHTADTSA; encoded by the coding sequence TTGACCCACGGCCAGCCCGACGAATTGCACATCGAACAGACCGGAGATCAGGACGCTGGAACGCCGGACGGCCAGGAGTCGGTTTACCAGGAGCAGAAGGTGTCCTGGCTGGAACTGTTCTTCGACCTGATCTTCGTGGTGGCCTTCGATCAGCTCGCCAAGCGGCTGGGTCAGTCGCCGGAGGCGGCTGCAGTCCTGCACTTCTGTCTGCTGTTCGTGGCGGTGTGGTGGGCGTGGGCGGGCAATGCCACCTTCGCCGCCCGCTATGGCAACGAGACCCGTGTCTACCGCTGGGGCACCCTGGCACAACTGGTGTCGCTGGCCATGATCGCCCTGACACTGCGCGGCGACCTGTCGGACACGGGCGCGGCCTTCGCGCTGGCGTATGGCGCCAGCCGGATCATTCAGGCGGGAATGTACGCGGCGGTGGCGCGGCGGGGGCCAGGGGGCATTGACTTCGCCGGGCGGATGACCCTGTCTTTTGGGCTCGTGGCGGCGTTGTGGCTGGTGTCTGCGCTTTTGCAGAGTGGTTCCGGGACGCAGATCGGGCTGTGGTGCGCCGCCCTGGTCCTTGATGTGCTGACCCCGGTGGTGATCCGCCACCACAGCCATGACGCCCTCCCCCACGAGGGTCACCTGCCAGAGCGTGTGGGGCTGCTCCAGATCATCGCACTGGGGGCCATCGTGACCGAGATCGTGGCGGGCAGTCGCCAGCAGGACCTGGATGCGAACAACCTGATTCCAGCGCTCGCGGCCATCGTGACTTCGGTGGCGTTGTGGCGGCTGTACTTCGACCAGGCGCGCTCGCTGCCCCTGCTGGGGGCGCGGGTGGATCACCGGGTGGGGGTCATGTTGGCGTGGCTCTACGGCCACCTGCCCTTCACCCTGGCGGTGGTGGTGCTGGGCGTGGGGCTGGGCCACGGCCTGTCCGCTGCCGGAACCGCTAAGGCGGCCGGAGACCAGCGCATGGTAGGCGCGTCGCTGGCCCTCGCGCTGCTGACGCTGGCCTTCTTGCGCTGGAACTCGCTGCGGGTGACAGGCCAGTTCTTCCCGGACCGTAGCGTTCCCGCCCTGCTGCTGGGGACAGGGCTGGCAGCGGGCCTTCTTCTGATTGATCTGGACACCCGGGGAGTGCATCTGGCCGTGGCTGGGCTGACTGTTCTGGTGGCACTGATCAGCGCCACCGATCCGGTCACGCAGCGGATGGGCCGGCTGGAGGAGCGGGTGCTGGAACAGCTCGAAGAGGGCAACCAGCCCGACTCCGTGGAGGACGCTCTGGATCAGTTGCCCGATCCCCACACCGCCGACACGTCCGCGTAA
- a CDS encoding GNAT family N-acetyltransferase, translated as MFKIRPARPSDQDSLYRICLETADSGADATYLYRDPLLVGHIYAGPYLAYAPDFAFVLQDEAGVCGYVIGALDSHRFEATLEREWWPALRRQYSDPASTPPAERTPDQRLAHLIHHPHTAPQEIVDTYPSHLHIDLLPRGQGGGNGRQMMERLFAALRGAGSPGVHLGVGGRNTRAIGFYRHLGFQELERWPGGSLTLGLKL; from the coding sequence ATGTTCAAGATCCGCCCGGCCCGGCCCAGTGACCAGGATTCGCTCTACCGCATCTGCCTGGAAACGGCGGACAGTGGCGCGGACGCCACATACCTGTACCGCGATCCGCTGCTGGTGGGGCACATCTACGCCGGACCGTATCTGGCCTACGCGCCCGATTTCGCCTTTGTGCTGCAGGATGAGGCGGGCGTCTGCGGCTACGTCATCGGTGCGCTCGACTCGCACAGGTTTGAGGCGACGCTGGAGCGCGAGTGGTGGCCTGCCCTGCGCCGCCAGTATTCCGATCCGGCCAGTACACCTCCCGCCGAGCGCACCCCGGACCAGCGCCTCGCCCACCTGATTCACCACCCGCACACCGCCCCACAGGAAATTGTGGACACCTATCCCTCGCACCTGCACATCGATTTGCTGCCCCGTGGTCAGGGCGGCGGCAACGGGCGGCAGATGATGGAGCGGCTGTTTGCCGCCCTGAGAGGAGCCGGTTCCCCTGGCGTGCATCTGGGCGTGGGGGGGCGCAACACGCGGGCCATCGGGTTTTACCGCCATCTGGGGTTTCAGGAACTGGAACGGTGGCCGGGAGGATCGCTGACGCTGGGGCTGAAGCTGTAA
- the map gene encoding type I methionyl aminopeptidase, producing the protein MTVTTETELQGMKRAGFVVAETLRALRAAIEPGVTPAELDALAGRVFRQYGAESAPRMTYNAPVNVFISVNDDIVHGLPTRRPLAAGDVVSLDVTPFVDGYVADAAVTVAVPPASPVATRLIECTEAALEAALAAAKAGQPVHAIGRAVETEVRRRGFTVLRELFGHGVGRAIHEDPNVPNYYRPVDRKKLHEGLVIAIEPMVSTGRSPRVRTLRDGWTLSTTDGGLAAHFEHTVMITGGRPLILTA; encoded by the coding sequence ATGACCGTGACCACCGAGACCGAACTGCAGGGAATGAAACGCGCGGGCTTCGTGGTGGCCGAGACGCTCCGTGCGCTGCGGGCCGCCATCGAGCCGGGTGTCACACCCGCCGAGCTTGATGCCCTGGCTGGGCGGGTCTTCAGGCAGTACGGGGCCGAATCTGCCCCGCGCATGACCTACAACGCGCCGGTCAACGTCTTTATCAGTGTCAACGACGATATCGTTCATGGGTTGCCGACACGGCGTCCGCTGGCCGCAGGAGATGTGGTCAGTCTGGATGTCACGCCCTTCGTGGACGGCTACGTCGCAGATGCCGCCGTGACTGTGGCGGTTCCCCCGGCGTCGCCTGTCGCCACGCGGCTGATCGAATGCACCGAGGCGGCGCTTGAGGCGGCCCTGGCCGCTGCCAAAGCGGGCCAGCCCGTTCATGCCATCGGTCGGGCCGTTGAAACGGAGGTCAGGCGCCGCGGCTTCACGGTGCTGCGGGAGCTGTTCGGTCACGGGGTGGGCCGCGCCATCCACGAGGATCCCAACGTGCCGAACTACTACCGCCCGGTAGACCGCAAAAAGTTGCACGAGGGGCTGGTGATCGCCATTGAGCCGATGGTCTCGACCGGCCGGTCCCCCCGGGTCAGGACCTTGCGTGACGGGTGGACTTTAAGCACCACCGATGGTGGTCTGGCGGCCCATTTTGAACACACGGTCATGATTACCGGGGGCAGGCCGCTCATCCTGACCGCCTGA
- a CDS encoding butyrate kinase, translating to MIAYVINPGTSGIKLACASIEPSLNSALPGQLELSLTRSELNLAAPPTAADLPQLSAQIRELTADWPAPDAVVGRGGLIGRVAAGTYRVTPEMAEFAVQGEGAQYPPNLGGPLALTLALDYGVPAFVVDPQSVDELLPEARETGIRGLRRHAQFHALNVRVVARRAAHEVGMRLQDARIVVAHLGATASVTAFEKGRAVDTTGTGPDGGPLGAMQSGPLPARMLLRLVREKGEAAALHQLSGGGGFLSLTGSANLKDLEARMVSDPAVQAAAAAFVHQVCKGLGEQTGALTGRPDALVITGGIARWDELVDRIERRVAWIAPVLVIPGELELEALAEGAGRVLLGLDTAREWRHPQVAAPEL from the coding sequence GTGATCGCCTATGTGATCAATCCAGGAACCAGCGGCATCAAGCTCGCCTGCGCCAGCATTGAGCCGAGTCTGAACTCGGCGTTGCCGGGGCAGCTGGAGTTGTCGCTGACCCGCAGCGAACTGAATCTAGCCGCTCCGCCCACTGCCGCAGACCTGCCGCAGCTGTCGGCGCAGATCCGGGAACTGACCGCCGACTGGCCTGCCCCGGACGCTGTCGTCGGGCGCGGCGGCCTGATCGGGCGGGTGGCTGCCGGCACGTACCGGGTCACCCCGGAGATGGCTGAATTTGCCGTGCAAGGTGAGGGCGCACAGTATCCGCCGAATCTGGGTGGTCCGCTGGCACTGACGCTGGCGCTGGACTACGGCGTCCCCGCTTTTGTGGTCGATCCCCAGAGCGTGGACGAGCTGCTGCCTGAGGCGCGCGAGACCGGGATCAGGGGCCTGCGCCGCCACGCTCAGTTTCATGCCCTGAACGTGCGCGTTGTGGCCCGCCGCGCGGCGCACGAGGTGGGCATGCGCTTGCAGGATGCCCGCATTGTGGTGGCCCACCTGGGGGCCACCGCCAGCGTCACCGCTTTCGAGAAGGGCCGCGCGGTAGACACCACCGGCACTGGCCCCGACGGTGGCCCGCTGGGCGCGATGCAGAGCGGCCCGTTGCCCGCCCGCATGCTGTTGCGGCTGGTCCGGGAGAAGGGTGAGGCGGCGGCGCTACATCAGCTGTCCGGGGGGGGCGGCTTCCTGTCACTGACGGGCAGCGCCAACCTCAAGGATCTGGAGGCGCGCATGGTCAGCGATCCTGCCGTGCAGGCCGCCGCCGCCGCCTTCGTGCATCAGGTGTGCAAGGGGCTGGGAGAGCAGACCGGCGCGCTGACGGGCCGCCCCGACGCGCTGGTGATCACTGGCGGCATCGCCCGCTGGGACGAACTGGTAGACCGCATCGAGCGCCGGGTGGCCTGGATTGCCCCGGTGCTGGTGATTCCGGGTGAACTGGAACTCGAGGCGCTTGCGGAGGGCGCGGGCCGGGTGCTGCTGGGCCTGGACACCGCCCGGGAATGGCGGCACCCCCAGGTGGCCGCCCCGGAGCTGTGA
- the ruvA gene encoding Holliday junction branch migration protein RuvA: MIAYLTGVVREVRENSAVVVAGGVGYEVQCPAGTLAKLVVGETAELNTRFIVREDAQLLFGFGDTDSVRLFDLVTGVSGVGPKLGLALLSAMPVSALAQGLLSGDAKLLSSVSGVGKKTAERLVLELQGKVPEHLAAPTVGGVRAAKVATTAGRDAVDALLALGFREAGVRAVVAELLSAEPDLNADALIRKGLGRLR, from the coding sequence GTGATTGCATACCTGACCGGCGTGGTGCGCGAGGTGCGCGAGAACAGCGCCGTGGTGGTGGCGGGCGGCGTGGGCTACGAGGTCCAGTGTCCGGCAGGGACCCTGGCAAAACTGGTGGTGGGCGAAACCGCCGAACTGAACACCCGCTTCATCGTGCGCGAGGACGCCCAGTTGCTGTTCGGGTTTGGCGACACCGACAGCGTGCGCTTGTTCGATCTGGTGACTGGCGTGAGTGGCGTGGGGCCAAAACTGGGGCTGGCATTGTTGTCGGCCATGCCAGTCTCTGCGCTGGCCCAGGGCCTGCTGAGCGGCGACGCCAAACTGCTCTCCAGCGTCTCCGGGGTGGGCAAGAAGACCGCCGAGCGGCTGGTCCTGGAACTGCAGGGCAAGGTGCCCGAACACTTGGCCGCGCCCACGGTGGGCGGCGTGAGGGCCGCGAAAGTGGCGACGACGGCGGGCCGCGACGCGGTGGACGCGCTGCTGGCCCTAGGGTTCCGCGAGGCTGGGGTGCGCGCCGTGGTGGCCGAACTGCTCTCCGCCGAGCCGGACCTGAACGCCGACGCCCTGATCCGCAAGGGTCTGGGCCGCCTGCGATGA
- the hpf gene encoding ribosome hibernation-promoting factor, HPF/YfiA family, whose protein sequence is MHIYKLSGRNVDVTDAMRDYVEEKLTRLDRYNDSITDARVTLTVRDVRDSTRRNRVEVQLNVPNGIIRAEEHHADMYAAIDKASDVLERQLRKFKTRYMKARHEAVPVPEPGPAEAAVEAGLDDVTEFVPEIVRQKRFDLRPMNPEDAVVQMEALGHDFYVFSNMNSGVTGVVYRRKDGHYGLIEPSS, encoded by the coding sequence GTGCATATCTACAAACTGTCAGGCCGGAACGTCGACGTTACAGACGCCATGCGCGATTACGTCGAGGAAAAACTCACGCGACTGGACCGTTACAACGACTCCATTACAGACGCGCGGGTCACGCTGACAGTGAGGGATGTAAGGGACTCAACGCGCCGCAACCGCGTGGAAGTACAGCTCAACGTGCCCAACGGCATTATCCGCGCCGAGGAGCACCACGCCGACATGTACGCTGCCATCGACAAGGCCAGCGATGTGTTGGAGCGGCAGCTGCGCAAGTTCAAGACCCGCTACATGAAGGCCCGCCATGAGGCCGTGCCAGTGCCGGAGCCCGGTCCCGCCGAGGCTGCCGTGGAGGCTGGCCTCGACGACGTGACCGAATTCGTTCCCGAGATCGTGCGTCAGAAGCGTTTTGACCTGCGCCCCATGAACCCGGAAGACGCGGTGGTGCAGATGGAGGCTTTGGGTCACGATTTCTACGTGTTTTCCAACATGAATTCGGGCGTGACCGGAGTGGTGTACCGCCGCAAGGATGGGCATTACGGACTGATCGAACCGAGTAGCTGA